The following proteins are encoded in a genomic region of Candidatus Alcyoniella australis:
- the secE gene encoding preprotein translocase subunit SecE, whose translation MIAKSRQFLREVWIELKKVSWPTRQETVASTWVLIGVTGIFALFFFLSDSLISSLLGLVLSNG comes from the coding sequence ATGATCGCCAAGTCGCGCCAGTTCTTACGCGAGGTCTGGATCGAGCTGAAAAAGGTGTCCTGGCCCACCAGGCAGGAGACCGTGGCCAGCACTTGGGTGCTGATCGGCGTGACCGGGATCTTCGCCCTGTTTTTCTTCCTCAGCGACTCGCTGATCAGCTCATTGCTCGGCCTCGTGTTGAGCAATGGCTGA